The sequence GCGCGTCAAGGCCTGTTCCTTGATGAATTTCCGGATCCATGCTTCGTCTGGAAACCCCTGCGCGATCCAGGCTGTCTCGATTTTGGCGAGGGTTTTCGCAACGAGCGGTCCCGGCTTCAATCCTTGGGCGATCAGGTCGCCACCGGTCAGCGGAAAGACCGGCGGTTGCCACCCGTCGAGTGCATCCAGAAGTTTAGGCAAAGCGGTGTCGTCGGCGAACAGGAGTGCGGCATCGCGGGCGCTGTCCACACTGGTGCGATAAGCGAAGCCGCGAATATCGGCGAGACCCGTTTCGGGGCCACCGGCCTGGCCTCCTTGCGCGGCCAGAAGCCGTTCGCCGATCGCTCTCTGCTGTTTCTTCGACAGTTTCAGGCCCTTGGCAATATGGCTCGCCTTGTCCGCCTCCTTGGGCAGCAGCGCCACCAGCCGCCGGATCGCAAGGGGCTCGACATGATGCCGTTGCTCGCGCTCGACCAGACGATCGACCATGTCCCCGGCGTTTGAATCGAGGGGCTCGAAAATATGCCGGAAAATCCCGGCGTCCAGCATCTGGCTGACGGCAAATCGCGGGTCTCCGGTGGCGAGTAGTTTCAACAACTCGTCCGCCACCCGCTCGCGGGAAAGCGTCTCAAGCTTCGCTGCCGCAGCGGTGCAGGCTGCAAAGGCCTCGCTATCGACCTGATGCTGGCCGAAGCGCGCGAGAAAGCGGAAATAGCGCATG comes from Sphingorhabdus sp. YGSMI21 and encodes:
- a CDS encoding CCA tRNA nucleotidyltransferase translates to MTRTIPPAEWTQRPGLAELIAALDGKARFVGGAVRDTLLGLSVKDIDVATPLLPEDVMERLAAVSVKTVPTGIAHGTVTAVLPDGPVEITTLRRDVSTDGRRATVAFSDDWKEDAARRDFTINALSADPGTLEVFDYFGGLDDLENLHIRFIGSAAERIAEDHLRIMRYFRFLARFGQHQVDSEAFAACTAAAAKLETLSRERVADELLKLLATGDPRFAVSQMLDAGIFRHIFEPLDSNAGDMVDRLVEREQRHHVEPLAIRRLVALLPKEADKASHIAKGLKLSKKQQRAIGERLLAAQGGQAGGPETGLADIRGFAYRTSVDSARDAALLFADDTALPKLLDALDGWQPPVFPLTGGDLIAQGLKPGPLVAKTLAKIETAWIAQGFPDEAWIRKFIKEQALTRLP